One Gossypium raimondii isolate GPD5lz chromosome 3, ASM2569854v1, whole genome shotgun sequence genomic window carries:
- the LOC105797289 gene encoding phospholipid-transporting ATPase 1 isoform X2 → MSVILGFPNQSVKVFVKGADTTMFSVIDRSLNTIIIRATEGHLHSYSSIGLRTLVIGMRELSTSEFEEWHSAFEVASTALMASTSKLNINLVEDAVVQALGRHRRLGLLHQSVSGLVNVFLEKSQSVWRGR, encoded by the exons ATGTCTGTTATATTGGGGTTCCCAAACCAATCCGTTAAAGTGTTTGTAAAAGGAGCTGACACAACAATGTTTAGTGTCATAGACAGATCTCTGAATACGATTATAATTCGTGCAACTGAAGGCCATCTGCATTCTTACTCCTCAATAGGCTTGAGAACACTTGTCATTGGGATGAGAGAACTGAGTACTTCAGAATTTGAGGAATGGCATTCTGCATTTGAGGTGGCTAGCACTGCTTTAATGGCTAgtacttcaaaattaaatattaatttg GTTGAGGATGCTGTTGTACAGGCATTAGGCAGGCATAGGCGACTTGGTTTGCTTCATCAATCCGTCTCAG GCTTGGTTAACGTATTTCTGGAGAAGAGCCAAAGTGTATGGCGTGGAAGATGA
- the LOC105797289 gene encoding uncharacterized protein LOC105797289 isoform X1, with the protein MAWKMILQKSDLGFGLAIVDRPLLLMMLWMVVDASDVIIFSVKPQVDACRSWNGQYEMALGYTACTYAADNLIFMREVVRAIANKHGMLATFVPNYDRIQPNTWSGAYQCWGKENREAHCIFFLPCNVYSHRQVQLVNMFLICIIYFSFDSKFLFLL; encoded by the exons ATGGCGTGGAAGATGATATTGCAGAAGAGCGACTTGGGTTTTGGATTAGCCATAGTGGACAGACCCCTACTTCTCATGATGCTGTGGATG GTTGTGGATGCTAGTGATGTGATAATTTTTTCTGTGAAACCCCAAGTAG ATGCATGCAGAAGCTGGAATGGTCAGTATGAAATGGCTTTGGGGTACACTGCTTGTACATATGCTGCTGACAACTTGATTTTCATGCGCGAAGTTGTTAGGGCTATTGCAAATAAACATGGCATGTTGGCAACGTTTGTCCCCAA TTATGATCGCATACAACCTAATACATGGAGTGGAGCATATCAATGTTGGGGCAAAGAAAACAGAGAAGcacattgtattttttttttaccttgcAATGTGTATAGTCATAGGCAGGTTCAACTAGTTAATATgtttctcatatgtattatttattttagttttgattctaaatttttatttttactttaa